A segment of the Syntrophales bacterium genome:
ATTGTAGATAACGGTAAAAGGGCGCTAAAGCAAATTATCTCACAAAGTATATATTCTGACGAAGACATTTGGGAAAGTTCACCTATTCGATTATTAGATGACCCTGGACGTGACCCGATTCTATTCCTCAAAACACGATACGAACCGGACGACTATATTTTTATTGGCGAGCATGATCAACCTGGAGTCCAGGGACTGACTATCCGCTTTCGTGATGAATGGATTGATTACTGGGGGAATGGTGGAAAAACTGCACCCTTCATAATAATAAATCCATTAACAGGAAAAGAAGGTTTTACAAAAGGTGGGAAGCCCTCACTTAGATGTGACAATACTGTTAAAACATATCTGAATTACCTCGCTGAATTCGACAACATATCAATGATAGAGCAGCTAAAGTTTTGGAGCTCCGCAAAACTCCCCGTTGTTGCACTGATTCATTCCGGTGGAAAAAGCATCCATGCTTGGATTGACGTTCAAAAGAGGGCAAAGGTGGAATGCGCAGAAGACTGGCAAACACATATAAGGGGCTACTTACACGACCGGCTATTGGCCCCCCTGGGCGTTGATGCAGCTTGTAGCAATCCGGCCCGTCTGTCGCGCTTGCCAGGCCATTATCGAGAAGAAAAGGGGCAATATCAACGGTTACTTTGGTTATCGGCTGAGGGGAGGCATATATCATGAGAGATGAATTCGAAGAACAGGTAAGGGAAGCGGACGGGCAAAAACCCCATAATAGATTTCACTTCCTGTCGATCAGCGACATTTATTCCCGTACAGCTCCTACTGAATGGTTGATTAAAGACTACCTGGACACACCGACTCTTGCCCAGATATTCGGCGAACCTGGTTCTATGAAATCATTCATGGCGTTGGACATGGGACTATGTATCGCTACCAAAACTGATTGGCATGGGCATCCGGTGAAGGTACAAGGGACGGTGTTTTATATAGCAGGTGAAGGGCTTTCAGGGATTGGGAAAAGACTGAAAGCCTGGGAAAAGTCTCACGGGATTTATCTCGAAGGTGTCCCATTTTTTGTATCTGACCGACCCGCTCAATTCCTTGACGAAAGCTCTGCACGGGAGGTGATTTTGGCCGTTGACAAATTGCTGGAACTGCACGGAACCCCTGTTTTGATTATCATCGACACCCTCAACAGAAATTTTGGCCCAGGAGATGAAAACCTTACGGCAGACATGACGCGTTTCGTGAACATTGTTGATGCGCAACTCCGTATAAAATATAAATGTACTGTTCTAATTATTCACCACAATGGTATTACAAATCAAGACAGGGGACGCGGCTCTTCGGCGTTACGTGCTGCACTGGACTGGGAATATAGTCTTATAAAGAATGTAAATGGTGTCTGCGCACTTACAAATACAAAGACGAAAGACCATGAACCGCCTCCGTCAATTTCCTTTAAGCCTGAAATTATCACTTTGGATGAATTAATTGACCGGGAAGATGGTGAGGCCGTGACCTCATGTGTCCTGCATCAAACAGGCAGGTCGGTACAAGGCAAGAAACCAC
Coding sequences within it:
- a CDS encoding AAA family ATPase, whose amino-acid sequence is MRDEFEEQVREADGQKPHNRFHFLSISDIYSRTAPTEWLIKDYLDTPTLAQIFGEPGSMKSFMALDMGLCIATKTDWHGHPVKVQGTVFYIAGEGLSGIGKRLKAWEKSHGIYLEGVPFFVSDRPAQFLDESSAREVILAVDKLLELHGTPVLIIIDTLNRNFGPGDENLTADMTRFVNIVDAQLRIKYKCTVLIIHHNGITNQDRGRGSSALRAALDWEYSLIKNVNGVCALTNTKTKDHEPPPSISFKPEIITLDELIDREDGEAVTSCVLHQTGRSVQGKKPLAPSYKIAYDALLTAIKESDKDDLKVHINDWRKIAYSKGISASTEPGSKKKAFQRAVYALQVSGLVETLDDYCWPARDRGQ